Proteins encoded together in one Candidatus Poribacteria bacterium window:
- a CDS encoding DUF4435 domain-containing protein — protein MSFSRTPSGLIAEHLFYQEILVYVEGRTDIPFYSTVLENYNCRIRTYSEEKGSNKLTEELVKKDLPYVVIVDGHYEMLKRTRSQHRRIVLLHRHSYENYLFEEKPIEQFCRDRARLTDSLEDVLSSSKFKEVLGQIEHNFKELIVLDVAHQNAETGYDSLPDKPYRFFNSQTGLNFLYSQIQQWRTEIANHIDSQSTDNARNLVEQFLKRCRFVDLLPGHFAFDIIWRLICDTLGGSIEKEEIRLYLSRVVWELVSTRDHNSLKRRLQNAVREVQQMRESDSSQI, from the coding sequence ATGTCGTTTTCCCGAACCCCTTCGGGGTTAATTGCAGAACATCTTTTTTATCAGGAAATCCTTGTTTATGTCGAGGGACGTACTGATATTCCCTTCTATAGCACAGTTCTCGAAAATTATAATTGCCGGATACGAACCTATAGCGAAGAGAAGGGAAGCAATAAGTTAACGGAGGAACTTGTAAAAAAAGACCTCCCTTATGTCGTTATTGTTGATGGACATTATGAGATGTTAAAACGCACCCGAAGTCAACATCGACGGATTGTTCTGCTTCATCGACATTCTTATGAAAACTACCTTTTCGAGGAAAAACCAATAGAACAGTTCTGCCGGGATCGTGCTCGTTTAACAGACAGTTTAGAAGATGTGCTGTCTAGCAGCAAGTTTAAGGAAGTTCTGGGCCAGATTGAACACAACTTTAAGGAATTAATTGTATTGGATGTGGCACATCAAAACGCGGAAACTGGCTATGACTCGCTTCCTGATAAGCCGTATCGATTTTTCAATTCACAGACGGGATTGAATTTCCTATATAGCCAAATTCAGCAATGGCGCACAGAAATAGCCAATCATATTGACAGCCAGAGCACTGATAATGCCAGAAACTTAGTTGAGCAATTCTTAAAGAGATGCCGTTTTGTTGACTTACTTCCTGGGCACTTTGCATTTGATATCATATGGCGTTTGATATGTGATACATTGGGTGGCAGTATTGAAAAGGAAGAAATTAGATTGTATCTCTCCAGAGTAGTATGGGAATTGGTGAGCACTCGCGACCA